The following proteins come from a genomic window of Amaranthus tricolor cultivar Red isolate AtriRed21 chromosome 14, ASM2621246v1, whole genome shotgun sequence:
- the LOC130800235 gene encoding cysteine-rich repeat secretory protein 38-like, with translation MSSSIVSKICYLALIISTYFLQKSFAADPLGYSCINPQNFSSHSSYELDLNKLTGLIDYLTQPTGYAQASVGQAYGLGLCRGDVSSFDCLACISEASIQTRKLCPANKGAVIWYDYCMFKYLDQNFLGRIDESVVIYLSNIHNVTNNQLFKKKNNELLSKLSKEAAISPKRYANGEIVVDGNTTIYGLAQCTRDLSSYECNKCLNDQITKRLPNCCEGKEGGRVLSGSCNVKYEIYPFVKGV, from the coding sequence ATGTCTTCATCCATTGTTAGTAAAATCTGTTATTTAGCTCTTATAATCTCCACTTACTTCTTGCAAAAATCATTTGCAGCTGACCCTCTTGGCTACTCCTGCATAAACCCGCAAAATTTCTCATCACATTCTTCTTATGAACTCGACCTCAACAAGCTTACGGGCCTTATCGACTACTTAACCCAACCCACCGGCTATGCACAAGCCTCGGTAGGCCAAGCATACGGGCTCGGGCTTTGTCGAGGAGATGTATCGTCATTTGATTGCTTGGCGTGCATTTCAGAAGCCAGTATCCAAACCCGAAAACTTTGTCCTGCAAATAAAGGAGCTGTTATATGGTATGATTATTGCATGTTCAAGTACCTTGACCAAAATTTTTTGGGTCGAATAGATGAAAGTGTGGTCATTTACCTTTCAAATATTCATAATGTGACTAATAATCAATTGTTTAAGAAGAAAAACAATGAGTTATTAAGTAAATTGTCTAAAGAGGCAGCAATTAGTCCTAAAAGGTATGCAAATGGTGAAATAGTTGTTGATGGGAATACTACAATTTATGGGTTGGCTCAATGTACAAGGGATCTTTCAAGCTATGAGTGTAACAAGTGCCTTAATGATCAAATCACAAAAAGATTACCAAATTGTTGTGAAGGAAAGGAAGGTGGGAGGGTTCTTAGTGGGAGTTGTAATGTGAAGTATgaaatttatccttttgtaaAAGGAGTTTAG
- the LOC130800236 gene encoding FCS-Like Zinc finger 10-like, whose translation MAGKRSAILRSSTSGDTSILSGGSIFESEIRWSVLDSSRKNSQLNQSIQIMDPEMNQPQIVRKRSSVDHRPSIFSIGNSDHVFVDRKWDELAQFGCFLEKCFLCKKKISEDDEVFMYSNLRAFCSYECRKKQINMDDDLKKLAAKRKLKYGKRRF comes from the exons ATGGCGGGTAAGAGATCAGCTATCCTTCGATCATCGACCTCCGGTGACACCTCCATTCTTTCTGGTGGTTCTATTTTTGAATCCGAAATCCGTTGGTCGGTTCTGGATTCCTCTCGCAAGAATTCACAATTGAATCAATCGATTCAGATTATGGATCCGGAAATGAACCAACCGCAGATTGTTCGGAAAAGATCGTCTGTTGATCATCGGCCTTCGATTTTCTCAATTGGCAATTCTGATCATGTTTTTGTTGATCGAAAGTGGGACGAATTAGCTCAATTTGGTTGCTTTCTTGAGAAATGTTTCTTGtgtaaaaagaaaattagtgaagatgatgaagttttCATGTACAG CAACCTGCGAGCCTTTTGCAGCTATGAATGTCGCAAAAAACAGATTAATATGGATGACGATCTGAAGAAACTGGCTGCAAAAAGGAAGTTGAAGTATGGAAAGCGTAGGTTTTAG
- the LOC130800237 gene encoding FACT complex subunit SSRP1-like isoform X1 — MADGHLFNNISLGGRGGTKQGQMRVHSGGVLWKKLDGGKAVEVDKTNIAGLFWMKVQRSNQLGVRSKEGLYYKFTGFRDQDVATLTSFFKSSYVITPGEKQLSVSGHNWGDVDFNGNMLAFMVGSKQAFEVSLADVSQTQMQGKNDVLLEFHVDDTTGANEKDSLMEISFHIPNSNTHFVGDENRPSAQVFHDKIMSMADVDAEEAVVTFDGIAVLTPRGRYSIELHLTFLRLQGQANDFKIQYSSVVRLFCLPKSNQPHTFVVITLDPPIRKGQTLYPHIVMQFEIDYVVESTLSISDELLNTKYKDKLEPSYKGLIHDVFTNVLRALSSAKVTRPGKFRSCQDGYAVKSSLKAEDGILYPLEKSFFFLPKPPTLILHEEIDYLEFQRHVVAGSNMHYFDLLVKLKTDQEHLFRNIQRSEYHNLFDFISSKGLKIMNIGDGANQPSSPIAALSSDDDNVDPHLNRIRDAQDESDEEDEDFVADKDDGGSPTDDSEEDHSDASASGDDEERPPKKEKKELTSSKASSKKKSKDGDEEGSRKRKQKKKKDPNAPKKAMSGFMFFSQAERENTKKENPGIMFTDIAKVLGEKWRNMSAEEKEPYEAKARADKKRYNNQIGDYKNPQSANLDSENESDSN, encoded by the exons ATGGCGGACGGCCATCTCTTCAACAACATCTCTCTTGGCGGTCGTGGAGGCACT AAGCAAGGGCAGATGAGAGTTCATTCAGGTGGCGTTCTTTGGAAAAAGCTTGATGGAGGAAAAGCTGTTGAGGTTGATAAGACTAATATCGCTGGATTATTCTGGATGAAAGTGCAAAGATCAAATCAACTTGGAGTTAGAAGTAAAGAAGGGTTGTATTATAAGTTTACAGGTTTTCGGGATCAG GATGTTGCCACATTGACCAGTTTTTTCAAAAGCAGCTATGTAATTACCCCAGGAGAGAAACAACTGTCTGTTAGTGGGCATAATTGGGGAGATGTTGACTTCAATG GTAATATGCTGGCTTTTATGGTTGGCTCAAAACAAGCCTTTGAGGTATCTTTAGCTGATGTCTCACAAACTCAGATGCAAGGaaaaaatgatgttttattGGAGTTCCATGTGGATGATACCACTGGTGCCAACGAG AAAGATTCTCTTATGGAGATCAGTTTTCACATACCAAATTCCAACACCCATTTTGTTGGTGATGAAAATCGTCCTTCTGCTCaa GTTTTCCATGACAAGATCATGTCAATGGCTGATGTAGATGCAGAAGAGGCTGTTGTCACATTTGATGGTATTGCTGTCCTTACTCCTAG GGGTCGGTATAGTATTGAACTTCATCTTACGTTTTTACGTCTCCAAGGACAAgcaaatgattttaaaatccaGTATAGCAGTGTTGTTCGTCTTTTCTGTCTTCCCAAG TCAAACCAACCACATACATTTGTTGTTATCACTCTAGATCCTCCAATTCGTAAAGGGCAAACGCTGTACCCACATATCGTGATGCAG TTTGAGATCGATTATGTGGTTGAAAGCACCCTCTCCATTAGTGACGAACTCTTAAATACCAAGTACAAAGATAAGTTGGAACCTTCGTACAAG GGTCTCATTCATGATGTTTTTACAAACGTATTGCGTGCCCTGTCTAGTGCCAAGGTCACTAGGCCTGGAAAATTCCGCAGTTGCCAAGATGGCTATGCTGTCAAGTCATCACTTAAAGCTGAAGACGGAATTTTGTACCCGCTTGAAAAGAGTTTCTTCTTCTTACCCAAGCCTCCAACCCTTATTCTTCATGAAGAG ATTGATTATCTGGAGTTCCAAAGGCACGTTGTTGCGGGATCAAATATGCATTATTTTGATCTTCTGGTAAAGCTGAAGACAGATCAAGAACATCTCTTTCGGAATATCCAGAGGAGTGAATACCATAATTTGTTTGATTTCATCAG CTCCAAGGGCTTGAAAATTATGAATATAGGAGATGGTGCCAATCAACCTTCAAGCCCCATTGCAGCTCTTagcagtgatgatgataatgtcgATCCTCATTTGAATCGTATCAGGGATGCACAAGACGAGAGTGATGAAGAG GATGAAGATTTTGTTGCCGACAAGGATGATGGTGGGTCTCCTACCGATGACTCTGAAGAAGATCATTCTGATGCTAGTGCTAGTGGTGATGATGAAGAG AGGCCTCccaagaaagaaaagaaagagttGACATCATCAAAAGCTTCTAGCAAGAAGAAATCTAAGGATGGAGATGAAGAAGGCTCAAGGAAGAGAAAacagaagaagaaaaaagatcCAAATGCACCGAAGAAAGCAATGTCTGGTTTTATGTTTTTCTCGCAAGCTGAGCGAGAG AATACAAAGAAAGAAAACCCAGGTATAATGTTTACAGATATAGCAAAGGTTCTAGGGGAGAAATGGAGAAACATGTCAG CTGAGGAAAAAGAACCCTATGAAGCAAAAGCTCGTGCTGATAAGAAGCGGTACAATAATCAAATTGGTGACTACAAGAATCCACAATCTGCAAATTTGGACTCAGAAAACGAATCCGACagtaattaa
- the LOC130800237 gene encoding FACT complex subunit SSRP1-like isoform X2, with translation MLAFMVGSKQAFEVSLADVSQTQMQGKNDVLLEFHVDDTTGANEKDSLMEISFHIPNSNTHFVGDENRPSAQVFHDKIMSMADVDAEEAVVTFDGIAVLTPRGRYSIELHLTFLRLQGQANDFKIQYSSVVRLFCLPKSNQPHTFVVITLDPPIRKGQTLYPHIVMQFEIDYVVESTLSISDELLNTKYKDKLEPSYKGLIHDVFTNVLRALSSAKVTRPGKFRSCQDGYAVKSSLKAEDGILYPLEKSFFFLPKPPTLILHEEIDYLEFQRHVVAGSNMHYFDLLVKLKTDQEHLFRNIQRSEYHNLFDFISSKGLKIMNIGDGANQPSSPIAALSSDDDNVDPHLNRIRDAQDESDEEDEDFVADKDDGGSPTDDSEEDHSDASASGDDEERPPKKEKKELTSSKASSKKKSKDGDEEGSRKRKQKKKKDPNAPKKAMSGFMFFSQAERENTKKENPGIMFTDIAKVLGEKWRNMSAEEKEPYEAKARADKKRYNNQIGDYKNPQSANLDSENESDSN, from the exons ATGCTGGCTTTTATGGTTGGCTCAAAACAAGCCTTTGAGGTATCTTTAGCTGATGTCTCACAAACTCAGATGCAAGGaaaaaatgatgttttattGGAGTTCCATGTGGATGATACCACTGGTGCCAACGAG AAAGATTCTCTTATGGAGATCAGTTTTCACATACCAAATTCCAACACCCATTTTGTTGGTGATGAAAATCGTCCTTCTGCTCaa GTTTTCCATGACAAGATCATGTCAATGGCTGATGTAGATGCAGAAGAGGCTGTTGTCACATTTGATGGTATTGCTGTCCTTACTCCTAG GGGTCGGTATAGTATTGAACTTCATCTTACGTTTTTACGTCTCCAAGGACAAgcaaatgattttaaaatccaGTATAGCAGTGTTGTTCGTCTTTTCTGTCTTCCCAAG TCAAACCAACCACATACATTTGTTGTTATCACTCTAGATCCTCCAATTCGTAAAGGGCAAACGCTGTACCCACATATCGTGATGCAG TTTGAGATCGATTATGTGGTTGAAAGCACCCTCTCCATTAGTGACGAACTCTTAAATACCAAGTACAAAGATAAGTTGGAACCTTCGTACAAG GGTCTCATTCATGATGTTTTTACAAACGTATTGCGTGCCCTGTCTAGTGCCAAGGTCACTAGGCCTGGAAAATTCCGCAGTTGCCAAGATGGCTATGCTGTCAAGTCATCACTTAAAGCTGAAGACGGAATTTTGTACCCGCTTGAAAAGAGTTTCTTCTTCTTACCCAAGCCTCCAACCCTTATTCTTCATGAAGAG ATTGATTATCTGGAGTTCCAAAGGCACGTTGTTGCGGGATCAAATATGCATTATTTTGATCTTCTGGTAAAGCTGAAGACAGATCAAGAACATCTCTTTCGGAATATCCAGAGGAGTGAATACCATAATTTGTTTGATTTCATCAG CTCCAAGGGCTTGAAAATTATGAATATAGGAGATGGTGCCAATCAACCTTCAAGCCCCATTGCAGCTCTTagcagtgatgatgataatgtcgATCCTCATTTGAATCGTATCAGGGATGCACAAGACGAGAGTGATGAAGAG GATGAAGATTTTGTTGCCGACAAGGATGATGGTGGGTCTCCTACCGATGACTCTGAAGAAGATCATTCTGATGCTAGTGCTAGTGGTGATGATGAAGAG AGGCCTCccaagaaagaaaagaaagagttGACATCATCAAAAGCTTCTAGCAAGAAGAAATCTAAGGATGGAGATGAAGAAGGCTCAAGGAAGAGAAAacagaagaagaaaaaagatcCAAATGCACCGAAGAAAGCAATGTCTGGTTTTATGTTTTTCTCGCAAGCTGAGCGAGAG AATACAAAGAAAGAAAACCCAGGTATAATGTTTACAGATATAGCAAAGGTTCTAGGGGAGAAATGGAGAAACATGTCAG CTGAGGAAAAAGAACCCTATGAAGCAAAAGCTCGTGCTGATAAGAAGCGGTACAATAATCAAATTGGTGACTACAAGAATCCACAATCTGCAAATTTGGACTCAGAAAACGAATCCGACagtaattaa